A region of the Mangifera indica cultivar Alphonso chromosome 10, CATAS_Mindica_2.1, whole genome shotgun sequence genome:
GGTCCAACTAGTAGATGTGAGTTAGCTACTAGCGTATAAGTTTGGGAGAAAGCGAGCTTCCTTTCATAATGATAGAACTCCGATAACACCTAACAGGTGTTAGTGTATAAAGTAAACTAAACTTTTTGAACTAGTTTTTAGGGTAAGAGAGACTATGAGCCAACTGCTCTCTCTTAATGACAGGTTGAGAGAAATGTCAAATGGATGTTCGTTTGAGGAAGGGGTTAGGTATTAGTATATAAACATTAAAGAAAAcctataaaatagttttttttttttttttttgtcttgtatAGGCCACTAGAGATACTTGTGGAGGAGACTACTATGATACAACCTCAGAGAATCCAGCTTGCTATGAGAATCTTAAACTGATCGACAAGGTGAGAGATTGTTTTCCGCAAAAAAcctgaaaacaaaattactgAATGTCTGGTTGATATCAATTTCTGTAACTCTGTAGTGCACTAAAGACATATACAAAAACAATATCCTGGAACCAAAGTGCACTTGGGCATCCCCAGAGTCCAATGAACCGGCTCGACAATTATTGGAAGAAAATTCAGAAGGCTTCATCCTTTCGCCTCCAAGAATTCCTGAATTCTGGTGTCGTGTAAGTCTGTCAATTGTTTTCTGTAAATTTGTATGGAAACTTAAACTATATATCTTCCTGCAGAACTTCAATTATGCACTGTCTTATATCTGGGCAAATGATCAAAGTGTCAGAAATGCTCTTAACATCCGAGAGGTATGCAAATTCCTGGAAAGTTTTCTGATTAGTTTTATAATTGTCAAGACTTAGAAGAAGCTGATGATTTCAATCAGGGAACGGTTCCAGACTGGAAGAGATGTAACAAGACCTTAAATTACGAGAGGGATGTCAGCAGTGTTCTTGATTATCATCGGAATTTCACCAACAAGGGCTTACAAGCTCTCGTATACAAGTACCTTAAAAGAAATCTCCATTATTGATTATGTAGTGTTGGTTGAACGCTGACAATTTTATTCCTTTGGCTTATGATCTTGACACAGTGGTGACCATGATCTCATAATTCCAAACACTGCAACACAAGGGTGGATAGGGAAGCTCAATCTGACAATAGTCAATGACTGGCGGCCATGGTTGGTTGATGGTCAAGTTGCAGGGTAAGATTTATAACCATACTTCATCTCTTATAATAAACTATGTAATCCTTTGTTAGTAGGGTTGTATTCGAACCGAGCTTggtatttgactcaaattcaagctAAAGCTTTAGTTAGGACTAGATCCGAACCGACTTTATTTCAAAAGTCggttcaatttaattcaatttcatttagGTCAAACTTGAGCTAGGAGAGTCAACCCATTTTTTAAACTGAGCTAAACTCAAACTAGAGTAAGTGTAGCTTGGTCTAGCTTGTGAGCCAAGTAGATAACTCAATTCAGTTTGAGCTTGGGTTGTAACTTGATTTGAGTCACGTTAAACAATTGTTGAAACAATGCCATGTTTGtgaaaaaataacattgttttatcaataaaccGTAAACTCAAATAACAAATATGAGCCACAAACTTGAGTCGagcttcaaattttgaactTAAAGATTGAGCCAAATTCAAGTTACTCAATGAACTCAAATAgctcatttttcatttgaattgaatttgagataaGGGGTgttcaagctcggctcggcttaGCTCGTATCTACCCTTAGTTTCAGTTTGGCatttcaattcaagtttgactcaaatctttttataatcacattatttttcttattaacaaTACTAATCATATCATTAATGAGCCTCTAACAAAATCTCTAGTCGattcaaacaaatattagcTCAAGCCAGCACATGTTCAAGTTTagcttgactcaaatccaatcaaactcgttagaaaaaacatttaacttgTTGAAACTTTTTTACGCAGATACACAACTAAGTATTCAGAAAATGGGTATCGCTTGACCTACGCTACTGTAAAGGTAAGGAGACTGATATTTTATTACTGTAAGTTTAGAAGTTCAGAATTTTAATGGCAAGGAGACTGGTTTTTGTTTGTGAAGGGAGGTGGACACACACCGCAGGAGTCCAAGCGTAGGGAATGCTATGAAATGTTTGAGAGGTTTATACATTACTATCCTCTCTAGAGAAACCTTGCGCTAACTTCAATAggaacttctttttttttttttttttaattagtgaaTTTTGGGAATTGATCTGTGTTCTAGCTGATTAAAGGATGTTGAACAAGTAATGGAATTAATTCCTGCAATGAAGTTAATATATGAGAAATAAATTCATATGAATTTATGTGATGGTACCAGTgatataaaaatgttattcaatcttatgcaaaattttgtaaataagtttgtatttctagtattgtaatgctaaaattatatatttatttcgttaaatatgaatttatgtaCACTAACCAGAAGTAACTGAGATTAAGCCGgatgaaataatataataatagtggttaaaattaataaaattatcttatattcattatttacaCCCCCAAAAAAagcttatttgtttgattttgaatataaaaaaataattaataaatatatattctaaattaatGTACTTGTGGGCCCATAAAGACATCCTTGTTCAAGCAAATGAAAGTTTGATGGGAGCATTTCAGACAAATGTACTTGTGGCCCACAAAAGCTAGTTCACCATTTGAAGGAacacatcaaaatcaaaatatttattaacgtTTGACGTTCCACCTTACAGTCCAGTATAAATCCAATTTCTATAACTTCTGTTTCCCTTTCTCATAACAACTGTCGTTCTATTATAattaccaaaaaacaaaaaaagggcCTGTAGGTAGGGCTGGTGGGCGGATGATCATCCATTAAATTGATATGTGTACGTTTTATAAGCATGTGGAAAATGTTGATAATTTGTATctcataagaaaaataattttaaatgattctATTCGTAATGTTTTTGCTATTATACGACATTCCAAGCCACCGTTTTTGGTTATAAATTattgcataaaatattttgtaagtttaattatcaatttaatttaaatacagataaaaaaataaaatactgaattgtataactaaattgaatatgaaatcaaaaatagaaatataaaaaaaaaatgtttgaatcaTGTCTCTGAAATTGAAAATCTTTAGAAATcacttgaaatttaaaaacatattatgaCTAGTCTTTCGTTCCAAAAATCTTCCTATAACAACTttgaatgaataaacatatcaaaattaggttttacAGTGGAGTCTAGctaatttataaaagattacTTAGACTATCCGATTAAATGTTCAATAACTTAAAACTCATACCTAACCGTTTACTTCGACTCATAATCTTTAAGTATAtcatatataactttattaataattcaaatctaCATGTAAACTAGTattaaaatatacttaaatatGTTTAAGTTATATCTCTGAAATTAAAAATCTTTAGAAATCACTTGAAACTTGAAAACACATTATGACTAATCTTTCGTTTCAAAAATCTCCCTATAACAACTttgaatgaataaacatatcaaaaataagttttatagTGGAGTCTAGCCAAGTTATAAGAAATTACTTAGAATGTCTGATTAAATGTTTAATAACCAAAAACCCGCACCTAACCGTTTACCTAGACCCATAACATTTAAGTATATCGGAcatatctttattaataattcaaatccaTTTGTAAActaatattagaatatataattatccagttttgtaaaattaaaacataattaatgttagcttATATTGGAAATTTCTATCGTATTGAACATTggtaatatctaattatttcatgatacaaattaatatattgaatCTATTACAATGTCTGATTCGACAGAACAAGAATTCTAGTCACTGGAGGATTTGGAGGTTCTGTTacaatgatatataaaataaagttctcaactgaaaaattatattataaaaaataaaaaagtgcaGGTATGTTGTCCATTATAATGGTGGCTATACttcttcataattattattaggtGTAGGTTTAATTCATGCCAAACTAGGCCGAATCTAGACTTGcttgaatttggtttaaattttaaatggtCCAATTGAGTATATATTTAAGTTCCTTCaaactaattgaaaatttatttgccAATTATTGGTACGATGAATAATATTGTTGgtgagataaaaaatattaccaaCATAATAAACATTGTCACCGGATGAGAATTTGAGTCGAGTTAAACTAAAGTAGTTCAATTCCTGCCTAAATTTTAAGGTGCACCTACTTCTTCTTTGATCAAATGTATATGAGATTAGATATCACACGTAGAGTTGTTTTCTACTGAAAAAGAAGTCTTCAGTATCCAACCAGCAGCTGTCTTCTTCATCTCAGTCCACAAGAAGTTCAGTTGTTTTTGAATGTAAAGTAACAGCCTCCATTTTTTGACTTATAAAACCCATTGACTGGTCACTACTACCTAATTTTCAGTTTCGTTTTCGTTGATTATTCGGTCACTACACGTGCAAAACAAAATATGTCGTCCACTTAGTTGGCAATCCAATACATAAAATCcattatgttttgttttcaaaatcaaatccaattGCAACAAACGTttctattgttttttctttttttttttggggcaaAGCTATGGAGCTTCCTGAAGCTGGAAATGTCAGTAGGATTTTCCTTTTGAGTTTCTTTCTTGTACTGGTTTTCTCTCACATTGCGGCCTCTCAAACCATTGTGGAGAGTCTTCCAGGACTTCCTGGGAAGCTTCCCTTCAAGCTAGAAACTGGGTAAGTCATTTTGTAACTTCTGGATGAAGGAGAAGCTGATAAAAATGGCAatgtttatttatcattatttttttcatgtgaaGATATGTTGGAGTAGGAGAGATGGACGAAGTGCAGTTTTTCTACTACTTCTTTGAGTCTGAGAGAGACCCGCAGTTTGACCCTCTCCTGCTCTGGCTTACAGGAGGACCTGGTTGTTCTGGCTTTTCTGCcattgcttttgaaattggttAGTCCTTATTTTTCTTCACTTCTCATGTCTCTCATACAAATTTACTTTAGccaattaaattagtttatggTTTCAGAAATAGCCGATGTACCATGCTTTCtgaatctattaattttttttacttacaTGTATTATAGTGTTAAGTGACCTGTCTTTCTCTCCTGTTTTAGTACTATCCATTagtcacataaaaaaaaaaacagcccAAGGATTATTTCCTtccacccccccccccctccccccccccaaGATTTAGTGTTTTCTCAAGTCACcctgttaagtttgaaaagacaaaaattccACCCATAagctaacttttgttaaaaaatgtcagggtaaaattatcatttcattaataatattaaaaaatataaaattaattatgtccctccataattttaaaaactaacaacttcactcatatttaaagttttctaactttcaaaagtaatattCTCCCTCCCTAAAACCTaaggattatttttcaaacattctTTGACCATCATCTCCGACAATCGATGATAACGTTTTAACCTATTATCTCGTCAACCATCAGATCTTCATTCTCTGATGCAAAAAGAGATGACAAAGACGTGTCTTTATTGATTCTAGATGAATCAATAAAGACATGTCGATTCATTTGAATCGATGAAATCTTCATCGATTTTAGACAAATCGACGAAGATGAGTATCTTCATTGATTCTTCTGGAATCGACAAAGATGAGTCTTCAGTGCGTCATTTAGAAGCTTCGAACGTAAGAGGTGAGATTGTGGGTTGAAGTGTTTTCTTCGGTGGTTGAAGAGCCTttagaaaataaaccctaagtttttgagagaaaatgtaacttttcaaagttaaaaactttagataggaatgaatttgttaatttttaaaattatgggagaaaattaatattattaataaaataacaattttattcttatttcttttaACATAAGTTAACCTATGTGTGGGACTTCTGACTTTTCAAACTCCATGGGTGTGATTTGAAAACGCACTAgaatttggggggggggggggggggggggggggggtgggaaGAGGAGGAAATTGGCCTTTGGCCTTTTCATAAACTCCAAACTTCAGCCTACTTATGGAATTTAAGAGTTTCCTACTTTTTGGGCTCGGAAACCATTTTGGCCCAATAATCAACTATTCATACTGGAAGTTGGGGTATCCCCAGCTTTAATCGTTCAAGTCCCCGACAGAGTCGTTTTCTTCAGTGATTTTTGAAcaattcttcttttttactTCTGAcaaaactttttcttcttcttcccttaGGGCTTCTCCAGTTAACTCATTATCAATCTAAGTGAGTTGCTTTCAAACTCAAATGaccaatttaaatttgagtcaagtttaaGTTGACTCTTGCTTGGACTTAACAGGAATCAAATTTAACGTTGATCACTTTTTAAGTATTGAATGTTGCTTCTTATAcagtttttttttatcaaattaggaagaaaataatcattttttaactgATTGGAAGCTTATTACATCATGAATGGTATACTCAGGGCCCATTTTTatcttcatataaattttaattcctttatttaatttagctGTAATCAATAAGTGACTACAAATTTTACTTTCAATCCCCATATGAACTAAGTTTGACACTGACTAAGGAAAAAACTGATAAAAAGTTATCAGAAATgaccataaataattttttttcatttttgcagGTCCAGTTGGCATTAATACTACAAGTTTTAATGGAGGTTTACCAAGTCTTACGCTGAACCCATATTCATGGACAAAGGttcataattcttttatatatatataaaaaacagattctaattattaatttatttactgGAATTTCATCATAGTACTTCAGGTGGCCAGCATAATATTCATAGATGCACCAGTCGGAACTGGATTTTCATATTCAACTACTGTTGAAGGTGCCAATAGTTCTGACACTATAAATGCTGCCCAGATATACACTTTCTTAAGAAAGGTAACTTcgaaatttgaattcttttacTTGAAAGTGCTTCTTAAACTCAAAACTGACTTATACAAGTTGTGACACAGTGGATGTATCAGCATCCCCAATTCATTGGACATGAAACCTACATTGGTGGTGATTCATATTCTGGCATAACCATTCCGATTGTGGTGACAAATATACTCGAAGGTTACTTGGTTTCTACCATTTCAATATGTGCTTGTAATTTGGTTTCTCGGAGATTCTGATTTATCCTGAACTGCAGGTCTTGAAGCTGGCCTGAATCCGCATATTGATCTCCAGGTACAAGATCTGACTTCAAGTAAGGACTATTTTATAACTGACTTGCATTTCATTCACTCTGGTTTAATTTGTATCAGGGATACATAATCGGAAATCCGGTTACAGATAATTACATTGATGTGAATGAAAGGATACCATACCTTCACAGAGTGTCAATTATATCGGATGCCTACTATGAGGTGATTTAGCAACAATTTTagctaatgattttactcttattgaAATCATCTTACTGTATGGAGCCATATATGGCATATTATGCTTTTGCAGGCAGCGAAATTGCAGTGTCACGGTGACTATGTCAACATAGATTATAACAATACATTATGTGTCACAGCAATGCAAAATATTAAGGaggtttgatgaatttttaCTTATGGTTATTCTGataatttgttttcttgatgTTGAATATATCTGTGTTATTTTGCAGTGTTATCTGCAAATAAAGCTCACACAAATCCTGGAACCTCAATGTGCTTTCACAAAACCGAAGGAACCACAATGGGATGTGAGATCTCAGGAAGCAAACACCCAGGACTACCTCGACGCAAACAAGCTTCCTGAATTGAAGTGCAGGGTAAACATTTTGTTTCTCCTCTGCCTTGTCCATTTGATAGTTTAGGAGCTCATAGACTATTTCTTCGCTTTTAGGAATTCGGGTATGCACTCTCctataaatatatgaatgataAATCCGTCCAGAAAGCTCTTAATGTAAGAGAGGTATGTGAATCGAAAGACCAATACCTTCTTGGAGTTTTCCTGGTTATCAATATATCATCTTTATTCATACTTATTATGCTTTATTCCATCAGGGAACTGTAAAAAATTGGGCCAGGTGCCTGAAAGTCTTCCCAACCTACACAGAAAACATTAATAGCACTGTTGACTATcacaaaaatctttcaaacactGGTATGCGAGCTCTCATCTACAGGTGACTCTTATTGCCTTCTCTTGAAATATAGTTTCAGAATTTCAGTGCCTTTTTATTTGGTCCAAAAGTTAAGATATCTGCATTTTGTGGTTTGCAGTGGAGATCATGACATTTCTGTTCCATACTTGGCTAcactaacatggattaggctTCTTGATGTTCCGATTTTTGATGAATGGCGACCTTGGTATGTCGATGGCCAAGTCGCAGGGTATGTCTCTGAACAACCTCAAAATGTTTTTCAGTTAATCCGTTTCTTTTTTATCTCATTGTAACTTGATGTTTTTTTCTTGCAGGTACCAAACAAAGTACATGAATGATTACTACCGGTTGACATATGTGACTCTAAAAgtaagaaattagaaaaattttactAATCATATGTAAGCTTTATAAGTGTTAATGATCTCTCCTATCCAAAAAGCTGGCAAAGTCGATCAATCGGTAGTAAAGGAAACAAAAACCTTCCAACAAACCTAATGAACTTCTCTCAACCAGGCAGTGAAGGAGATGGAAACCTCCCCTCATTTGGGGTTCCAAGGATGGGTTTTTACCAACGGATTCCCCGCAACAAACTCGGAGATTGAAACTTCCCTCATTTGGGGTTCCAAGGATGGGATTTTACCAACGGAAACTCCCCATAATCCTAAAAACCTCCTCTCAAATAGGGGGAGTAAAGGAGACAGAAACCTCGCCTCATTTGGGTTCCAGAGATAGGAATTTACCAACTGAAACCTCCTAACAAACCCCACAACCTCCTCTCAACCAGTCCAATTGGGGAGTAAAAGAGACAAAAACCTTCACTCATTTAGATCGAGCCTCTCCTAACTCAAAAACTAGCTTAAGGGATAAGGCTTTCCTTACACTTGCATACCCACATCATCCACCTTAATTCCCAACAAATGTGGGATGCTCTAGCatcatgaattaattttaatgcaTTATGCAGTAGAGTTAAAGATCTTACGCTTTATTTCTTATTCAGGGTGCAGGTCATACGGCTCCAGAGTTCAAGCCAAAACAAGCTCTGGCAATGGTTGACAGGTTTTTCGCTCGTTATCCTATTTAATTCATGATGGCGACTCGGAATTCCATCGGCGACAGAAATTCAAGTTTGCAGAGCGTATTCAGAATAAGttcttgtattttattaatgtaatcAGGGATTTCTGTAAAATGTGAActcttattaattttctaagatgaaaaattagattCAGTACAAGTCTGTGCTTGTTAAAGCATAATCTAAATTTGGCCTTCACATCTGCTGGTTCACTTGAGTTGAATGCTCTCAATTTTAAGTTGTGTTCCACGGAAAATTTCGAGAAAATGTAAGCTTGTTTACTTTTTTGTCTGGCTTTActcttatttcttttaaaaatttaaatagtattattatgtgattaaataattttaaattaaaaatgaatggTAAAAGTGAATTACATATTCCGTTATTTAagatagtttgagtgataaaagtGAAAGGTATCTACGCATGGGGGCAtatgtttgaaatttattaatgatatattaagatctatctattaatttacttagtataataattgtaaaatcGATCATTGAATAGTTTTAtcgttatcaaaaaaatatcataaattctCTCTGTTTGAGTattgaaaagttatttttctatttgtCTGTCAAAGTCATTCATTAATTTTAGTAGTTAGAAGATATTTATGTCATTTAATGTGAATATAATAATCAGGATTacgttttttaaactttatttttttcttcttttttatcaattttatctcaatttttctttttctccaattAAGAATTGCAATGATTTGGTGTGATCTTGATGgaaatcataataaatcaaTGTGATTTCAGTCAAAAATCTCACTAACCTAATGCAATTATGGTAAAAAATCACACAAAATTAATGTGATTCTAAGGggcaatttcaattaaaaaattagcattGAGACTCCAATAGACTTTATTTAGGTGGGGGGCtcaaactcataaaatttttagaagagGTCGATTAAAATtcagaatattttatataaaaaattaaattaaataggtAGAACGAAAGATGTTCAAAGGTTTCAGAGAcaggaaaattttgttttcattctttATCTGTTGGAAGTTGAGAAAGGCAGTTGCATACCTTAAGACATATTGGTACACCcagattttttgttgtttttcaaaaCATGTTGAATGGCAATATGGAcaagaaaatttgaattctatcaCGTTTTAGATAAGATAATTATTACAGTGAGATTTTGTGTCATAAATTTTGTCATGCTATCAAGGGagaatgacattttttttccaCCTTCCATTAAAAGTTGAACACGAGTTTTAATGGCCCAAAAATGGTACTTTAATTCgcctataaaatatataaatattaagataaatgaattaattttctttaagtGGCCGAACTTTGTCTGATAGTGGCAGTTTAGTGccaaatattttatgtataaataataaaatattattatataattaattattattttatatttaatttttatctatttaattatatgatattacgTTTTATTTATgtgcaaaattatatataaaaattatgcatatataagactatttttaaacaaaaggttaagctaaaattaattttgtattaagcCAAATCACTATATGCCAGCCAACATTTGTTGAAGTTAAATTTTCTGttctttaatttcaaaaagttaaattctCACTCATCATTCAATTGTATTAGTGAATTTGTTTGACTTttctataaataattgatttatctttttattaaaattacaaatctaTTAATAACacttaaaatagattttaaattattaatatattaaaagttacacttaaacttttaaaaaaataaaaattttatctaacttATGGCTAGTCACCTTTTCTCAAGGCATAAttgatagtttttaaattattaaagggcatatttaggattttaaattaacaattaaatctTCTTGGGCACTTCTCGTGGCTGAAACAGTGCCCCTAAAAAAGTGAGAAATTGTATGGTACACATGGAGGAGATGAATTGGGCCAAGCCGAAAACCATTATATAGCCCAACCTTCTTTCAGAAAACTTGTTGGGCTATTATATCTCATAGCACCTCGGCATTATAGGCTTATAGCTACCAGTCAATATTTCCCTCTTCTAAACCTACCTATTGTCATTTGCCCATACCCATAAGGAGAGTTAAACTGGAGCCAAATCAAAACAAGAGCTTACTCAAATCTAAAATTGGTAAACAATAATGTTGAAGAAGGAGAACAGTCACTAGAAAAGATGAAGAATCATGTTGACTCATGCAATgagaaatgactattttttttcCAACAATTTGTTGGTCTATTTGCTTTCAACATAACAGACTATGAAGGGGGAATGCCATCTTTGATGTACTATCCATATTCATGGACAAaggtaaaataaaacaaagcCTAATAGCTTTCCTTTCTTTGGCAATATTACACCCCTTTTTATAATCTTTCGACCATCGCAATAACTTCATGGTTAAACTGCGAAATCAATGGTAATATTTGTGTTGCAGACAGCCAGCATTTTATTTGTGGATGCTCCTGTTGGTACTGGTTTTTCCTTTGCTTTAACTACGGATGGTTTCGCTACCTCGGATACATTAGCTGCCAGAGATATTTACCAGTTTCTCAGAAAGGTGAGTCAGGAAACTATAAGTAACATCTTTTAGCCATGCCAGATCCTCCATAGTCCTGAACTTAACGTTGAAGTTATTGTGCAGTGGTTGATGGAGCATCCACAATATCTCAAACTTCAACTATTTGTTGGGGCTGATTCTTATTCAGGCATATCAGCCACAATGGTCGTTCAACATGTATTAGATGGTAAACACAAATGacatttacttaaaattttgcttcctggaaattaaaataatttttgttcacGATGAACTTTCAGGTAATCTTGATAAAAACTTGACGCAATTGAATCTCAAGGTTTGTTGTTATTTCGGTTAGAACGATGTGTTATTTAAAGGatatgaatattgaaatttaagtGTAAAATTGAGATATTCTTGATGTGGTTTCAGGGATATATTCTTGGCTGCCCAGAAATAGATGGAAAAATTACCGCCAATGAGAAGATGGTTTTTACTCATAGGATTGGACTTATATCTGATGAACTCTACAATGTaattcttgttttcatttttatcttattatttattctttcaTTCTTTATGTTGGGTTGGAAAGAGGCTTTGAGTTAGCTTTCAAGGTGGGAAAAGCCCAATAACAACTATCAGTCATATAAGAGACCAGTTGAGGTCCAACAAGTAGACGTGAGTTAGCTACTAGTGTATAAGTTTAGGAGAAAGCGAGCTCCCTTTCAGAATGATAGAACTCCAATCACCTAACATGTGTTAGCGTATAAGgtaaattaaactttttgaaCTAGCTTTTAGAGTAGGAGAGACTATGAGCCAACTCCTCTCTCTTAATGACAGGT
Encoded here:
- the LOC123228078 gene encoding serine carboxypeptidase-like 7, with translation MELPEAGNVSRIFLLSFFLVLVFSHIAASQTIVESLPGLPGKLPFKLETGYVGVGEMDEVQFFYYFFESERDPQFDPLLLWLTGGPGCSGFSAIAFEIGPVGINTTSFNGGLPSLTLNPYSWTKVASIIFIDAPVGTGFSYSTTVEGANSSDTINAAQIYTFLRKWMYQHPQFIGHETYIGGDSYSGITIPIVVTNILEGLEAGLNPHIDLQGYIIGNPVTDNYIDVNERIPYLHRVSIISDAYYEAAKLQCHGDYVNIDYNNTLCVTAMQNIKECYLQIKLTQILEPQCAFTKPKEPQWDVRSQEANTQDYLDANKLPELKCREFGYALSYKYMNDKSVQKALNVREGTVKNWARCLKVFPTYTENINSTVDYHKNLSNTGMRALIYSGDHDISVPYLATLTWIRLLDVPIFDEWRPWYVDGQVAGYQTKYMNDYYRLTYVTLKGAGHTAPEFKPKQALAMVDRFFARYPI